TCATGGGTTTATATTTTCTGCCCTATCTTTATCAACTTACATCTGTCACCCTGGACACCTATATTTTCCTCATATGGAACACTTAATTTACTCACTAAGCTATGCGCTTTTTCTCCAAGACTGTGCACCTGCCTGAAACATTTTTTCACTGCTCTTTACCTCTTTAGTTATTACTTATCTTTCAGAGCTTCAATTTAAATATCAATTACTCCAAGAGACTTATTTTGATTTCTTCAAGAGTAAGTTAGCTCTTCATACTATCCCAATTAATTATTCCTCACACTGCGTtgttattatctttttatttgtctGCATTATAATTATCCTTTCACCTCTCTGCCTTAGCTACTTTTGCTGTATCTAGTGAATGATAGATGACAGTAATTTTACTTgttaaataaaggaatgaaagtgGAACACATATTCTGGGTTGAGAAGACAGAATAAGTGTTGATCATTAGTAAAGGGGCTACTGAagatccagaaaaaaaatcccttaagtTTTGTGATTATTTATAACTGCAGATAACCTAGAAGACCTTGGATGATCCAAATTTTATCAtcatttattagttaaaaaaagatttttgaaaagtCTGCTTTTGACCAGGTATTTCTCTTGTTCATCTACGTCACTATCACCATCATGGTGATCCCAAAATGGAAATTCAGTGCCAGTCTGAAGCAACCTCTGAAAATAGTAAACCCTCTAGGAATTAAGCGTATAAGACCAGTTTGCGAATACTTTCAGATCCATAGTGGACAAAGAAGTAATCACACCATGCACAAATCAAAGGGAAATGCATTTTACTGATGGGAGTGCGTGTGCATGCAAGTGTGTATACTTGTGTGTACATGTGTTGGGCAGGTGGAACTGGGGAAATGCGGTGTCCTGGGAATTTTGAGGCTACAGAGGCTGGGCCTGAacattatttctaattttcttcagCTCATTCTTTCCTACAGTGGAAGAGGTCCTAGGAACTCCCAAATTCCTTTCCCCAGTGGGTCATGTCAATGTTCTCTCAACAGATACAATTCAAACTTCTGAATCAGAAAAAATAAGTGCGCAAATTCTCATTTAGCTTTCAAGACAGAGTCAAAGAAATGTTCTTAGGAtgttttggacattttatttttacaaggtAGAGATAAATTAACAACCTAACTCTATTCTAGAACATTCTTCGCAAATGTTGAGTGCAGtatgaaaaaaatgtcaaaactctAGATATTAAAAAGATTTGTTGTTGGCATAAAAGAAGTTCAAATAAACCTGTCATCACTCTTCCATTCCTCCCTCATTCTGGTTTTTCTCTATCCTTTCAGtcttagacttttttttcttttttcttgatcatATGTTCTTCACTCTAATATCTTCTTTTGTCTCTCAGCATTACATATAATGATGgcaacattaatttttaaaatttattaggtGCATACTATCTTTAAACAATTGCTAACATTTGGAAGTGTTTCCTCATTTAATACTTACAATAATCCTATGAGACAAGCACTACTTTTAATCATTTCCAATTCATAGAATTTAAGTTATTTGTTCATGTTCACACAGCAAGTATGAGAGGGTACCTACTTTGAAATCCAGGTTATGCAATCTCTAAGGAAGAACTTTTAAACTACATGTTGCTTAAGTGAAAAGCTGGGAAATGGAAATTTATCAAATTAATAACACAATTCAGTTGTTTCATTGAAATGCACCTTTACCAAAAACCGCACCAAACTCAATCAAATATATTGGAAGTCACCTATATAGGTGACTGAAATTTGGCCATTTCTTATAGTAAGACATGAAGGAAAGGGGGAACTGTGTTTTACTCTCCTCTGTACTCTCTGCAGCACTTACTTTAATGCTTTGCACATATTAGCACATATGAAAACAGAACTAAGGGCTCTTGAACTGACAATGAATGAAGTGCAGTATTGAACTGAGAAAACTGACATTTGCAGTGCATACAGGTAGCAGTGGCTTAAATCCTTGAAAATTTCCATGTTCACATAACTTATTGGGGGCCAAATGGTATAACCTATATACTGGATATAGGTTAAATATAAGGGAGAACTTTCCAGTAGAAAGAATCAAAGTTACCTGAAatccttcttctccttccctctccccacaaGGAGACATAGATAAAAGATCACGTCTGATTATAGAATTGAAGTTCTATCCAGGCCACTTTTGTGAATATTGCTTTCCTGACGTAATAGTTCACTCATACAGTTTTGGGAAGTGAGTATCTACTCAGCACCTTCCTCAGAGCTGACTTCACTTCTTTATTTCTCAGTGTGTAGACAAGGGGGTTGAGCAGTGGGGTGATCACAGTATACGTCACTGCCACCAACCTGTCCTTGTCTGAGGAATAGAGGGATGTGGGTCTCAAGTAGATAAAGGAAGCACAGCCATAGTGGACAATGACCACTGTGAGGTGGGAGGCGCAGGTAGCAAAGGTCTTCCGCTGGCCCTCCACTGAGGAGATCTTGAGGATGGTGGAAACAATGAAGATGTAGGAGATAAAGATCAATACGAAGGGAACCAGCAATACCAGGATGCTGAGGAAGAAGATGACCATCTCCTTCAGGTTGGTGTCTGTACAGCCTAGTTTGATGACAGGGGAAATGTCACAGAAAAAGTGGTTGACCCGGTTGGAGGCACAGAAGGGCACACTGAACACCAGGATGTTGACGACCACAGAAATCAGGAAACCGCAGAAGCTGGAGGCTAGAACCAACTGCATGCAGGTGGTCTGGCTGATAATGAGCGTGTAGTTGAGAGGGTTGCAGATGGCAACGTAACGATCATAACCCATCACGGCAATGAGAAAACAGTTAGTACAAGCTAAGCCCACAAAGAAATAGAGCTGAGTAGCACACCCAGCGAAGGAAATGGTTGGATATGTGGAAAGTAGGCTGGACAGCATTTTGGGCACAATGACCAAGGTGTAGCAGGTTTCAGAGCAGGAGAGGAcaaagaggaaaaagtacatgggggtgtgcaAAGCCCGGTCCAGACAGATGACAGTCATGATGGTGGTATTGGCCATCAGAGTGGTCAGGTAGACGAGTGAGAAGATAAAGAAGAGAAGGAGCTGTAGATCCCCCAGGTTTGAGAAGCCTATGAGGAAGAACTCCGTGATCATGCTCTGGTTTTCTGTCTTCATTTGTCAGTGGAAATCAGCTTCAGACAACCTGAAATTCAAGCAGAGAGGACTGGAAAAAAGTGAAATGCACTCGGGGAAACCTGATTTGTATTTCTATACAAAACATATAATATTGGTCTAGAAAATGAGTGACAAGTAGGTTAAGGCTATTGATTGGAGAATGGGAGTAGAACAAAAGGCATTAGGAGCAGTGGAAAAAATAATGTCCCAATTCATTGATTTCTGAGGAAATCTATCTCTACTTTTGTAGgttgttttcatatttatgttCATGGGTGCGTGGAAGGCTCTCAGTGTGTTAAATCAATAAGTGGTTTAGagttcatctcatttaattttatggAAGAAGAAACTGAGTTTCAAAAAGATTAAATCATTTGCTTAACTCACACAAGAGCTACTATACTTAGAAATTGTTTATCTTCAAAGACATCTCATGAAAATCTGATtcatgaaaatagaaaacaagaatATGCAAAGTGATCTATTACCTCTCATATCTTTGACTCAGATGTAATggagtattttcatttatttaaaagggtTCAGAGTCTATTTACACATGGTTAACTGTGAAGCCTTTGGAATGGGCTTAGATAATCTTATATATTAGGGTTTCCCTCAGCATAAGTGCATGGGATTCTGGTTCTAAGAACTTAATTAAAGATCAAATTATCCTTAGAGCATGGTGAGGCTTGGGCTGAGAGCCCCCCTCCTTGGCTTCTCTTTCAATCCCCATTGCCTCCGCAGTGGTCTCAGAACAACTCTAGCCGTTATCCATGAGAAAATCTGCAGTTTGCTTTGGAGAGCACATAATGCTTAATCTTCAGACAGCCTTACAGGATGAAGCCAttttaatattgagaaaaaaaaaaaaccttaggaATTTTATGACCCAAACTGACCCTAATTCTGAGAACCTCTTTTTAGCAATCTGGGCAAGTGTTGTGCAAAATCTAGAGTCGTGGTCCAGTGGTGAGGAGCTCACTGCCTCACAAAGCAGCCTGCTCTCTTACTAGACAGCTTAATTGGCCAGAATCTTCCTATACTGAATCTTCCTATGCTTCTTTTAAATATACAGCCATTATCCTTGATTTGTTCTCTGTGATTACTAACAAAAAAATGAATTCCTTTTTATAAATGACGGCTCTTATTTATCTGAGTAAAATGATCATATCCCTTTATGAGTCTGATTTTCATCGTGACTAATGTTCTCAGTTCCTTCAATGATTCCTTATGATGGTGTCTGgaattctctctgtcttcatCCCCATCTTAGGTTTGTTACTCCTGAGCATTAGATCATACCTCCACCCCTCAGCTGTATACAAGCTAGCTGGTCTCCGGTCATAACACATAattaatttc
This is a stretch of genomic DNA from Tamandua tetradactyla isolate mTamTet1 chromosome 4, mTamTet1.pri, whole genome shotgun sequence. It encodes these proteins:
- the LOC143678767 gene encoding olfactory receptor 10T2-like → MKTENQSMITEFFLIGFSNLGDLQLLLFFIFSLVYLTTLMANTTIMTVICLDRALHTPMYFFLFVLSCSETCYTLVIVPKMLSSLLSTYPTISFAGCATQLYFFVGLACTNCFLIAVMGYDRYVAICNPLNYTLIISQTTCMQLVLASSFCGFLISVVVNILVFSVPFCASNRVNHFFCDISPVIKLGCTDTNLKEMVIFFLSILVLLVPFVLIFISYIFIVSTILKISSVEGQRKTFATCASHLTVVIVHYGCASFIYLRPTSLYSSDKDRLVAVTYTVITPLLNPLVYTLRNKEVKSALRKVLSRYSLPKTV